The Apium graveolens cultivar Ventura unplaced genomic scaffold, ASM990537v1 ctg9213, whole genome shotgun sequence genome contains a region encoding:
- the LOC141705676 gene encoding F-box/kelch-repeat protein At3g06240-like: protein MSVYSSKSDSWRLIGDFVSYKLPSGGYLGNGAMHWLVTPNLQLKDVPQRFPYIISLDVIRDTFREVMLPNCGEAIMTWSVGTFCENLCVLSKMSLDARVELWVMRDCGDQDSWIKLFTIPHMDRLNRSLYVTPTPICTSVNGDIMLLVDSTIVLYYTKDNTFRDLLNNRSCLSSKVYTYVESLVSPSL, encoded by the coding sequence ATGTCAGTTTATAGCTCAAAATCTGACTCTTGGAGATTGATTGGAGATTTTGTTTCTTATAAGCTGCCGTCTGGAGGGTACTTGGGAAATGGAGCTATGCACTGGCTTGTCACTCCCAATCTGCAGCTTAAAGACGTCCCACAAAGGTTTCCTTATATTATTTCTCTTGATGTAATAAGGGATACATTTCGAGAAGTTATGCTGCCAAACTGTGGAGAAGCTATAATGACATGGAGTGTGGGCACTTTCTGTGAAAACCTTTGTGTGCTCAGCAAGATGTCCCTTGATGCCCGTGTCGAGTTATGGGTAATGAGAGATTGTGGTGATCAAGATTCATGGATAAAATTGTTCACCATCCCACATATGGATAGGCTAAATCGCAGCCTTTATGTTACACCTACACCTATCTGCACTTCTGTAAATGGTGATATTATGCTTCTTGTGGATTCAACCATAGTACTCTACTACACAAAGGATAACACATTCAGGGATCTGCTAAACAACAGAAGTTGTCTGAGTTCAAAAGTGTATACCTATGTTGAGAGTTTAGTTTCACCCAGCTTGTAA
- the LOC141705684 gene encoding protein FAR1-RELATED SEQUENCE 5-like, which yields MGFNEEHNHPLASGAEKMFLKCNRNVSVPHQNLIMDCARVNIGATKAFSLAKERAGSYEKVGATLTDFKNFARDVKARIGKHDSDMILAKFKLKKESSQNTFYYDYKVDRKGHLTGLFWTDAIGQANFDVFGDIVSFDPTFRTNRYNMVFVPFTGVNNHWKNVTFAAGLLAKENYKNFKWLINTFKKVMGRAPRCVITDQCAAIKKALNKWWRQTKHRLCMWHIMNKLPTKVGPALASDKKFIQKLKSAVYSDHLTQTEFVERWNDVIVEYKLESNPWLTEMFNKRNEWIPTYFSDIEMAGLLRTTSRRSHISRILF from the exons ATGGGTTTTAACGAAGAACACAATCATCCTCTAGCATCTGGAGCTGAGAAAATGTTTTTAAAATGCAACAGGAATGTATCTGTTCCTCACCAGAACCTTATAATGGATTGTGCAAGAGTCAATATAGGTGCAACAAAAGCATTCTCTTTAGCAAAAGAACGAGCTGGATCATATGAAAAAGTGGGTGCTACGTTAACCGATTTTAAGAATTTTGCTAGAGACGTAAAAGCTCGTATTGGAAAGCATGATTCTGATATGATTTTGGCCAAGTTTAAATTAAAGAAGGAGAGCTCTCAAAATACATTTTACTATGACTATAAGGTTGATAGGAAGGGCCACTTGACCGGTCTTTTTTGGACAGATGCAATTGGGCAAGCAAATTTTGATGTGTTTGGCGATATAGTTTCATTTGACCCTACTTTTCGGACTAATAG ATATAACATGGTATTTGTACCTTTTACCGGTGTTAACAATCATTGGAAGAATGTTACGTTTGCTGCTGGTCTATTGGCGAAGGAGaattataaaaatttcaaatgGCTCATTAATACTTTTAAGAAAGTAATGGGTCGTGCCCCCCGTTGTGTAATTACAGATCAGTGTGCTGCCATTAAAAAGGCTTTAAATAAGTGGTGGCGTCAAACAAAACATCGACTTTGTATGTGGCATATCATGAATAAGTTACCGACAAAG gTTGGTCCTGCTCTAGCTTCAGACAAGAAATTTATCCAGAAATTGAAGTCTGCAGTTTATTCAGATCATTTAACGCAAACAGAGTTTGTGGAACGTTGGAATGATGTCATTGTAGAATATAAATTGGAGTCTAATCCTTGGTTGACTGAAATGTTCAACAAACGCAATGAATGGATTCCAACTTATTTTTCAGACATAGAAATGGCTGGTTTGCTAAGAACTACTTCAAG GCGGTCACACATTAGTAGAATTCTATTCTAG